Proteins from one Microbacterium sp. Root553 genomic window:
- a CDS encoding DUF5684 domain-containing protein: MYNDYYDNGAALAGLFAVLLIALLFAAAFYVISAIFLMKIFEKAGVEGKWRAWVPVYNMMVFAKLGDVSPWVVLIGIGLTCIPYLNFLTSIALAVVLALAAWRVGLKLQKDAVWVVLYVLLSIVWYGINAFDKSRWNPNIAPAPWAGNGFLADNTVWQGVPVQPRPAAGPGYGAPQGYGAPQGYAPPAPQGYTPPAQPGYTPPAQPGYAPPPAPSNPPAPSNPSAPGVPPAAPSAPPAGPPAPPTAPPAAPPAPPTDPTQPPA, from the coding sequence ATGTACAACGACTATTACGACAACGGGGCGGCTCTCGCCGGTCTCTTCGCTGTGCTCCTCATCGCTCTGCTCTTCGCTGCGGCGTTCTACGTGATCTCGGCCATCTTCCTCATGAAGATCTTCGAGAAGGCCGGAGTCGAGGGCAAGTGGCGTGCGTGGGTGCCCGTCTACAACATGATGGTGTTCGCGAAGCTCGGCGACGTCTCGCCGTGGGTGGTGCTCATCGGCATCGGGCTCACATGCATCCCCTACCTCAACTTCCTCACCAGCATCGCTCTCGCAGTGGTCCTGGCCCTCGCGGCCTGGCGTGTGGGTCTCAAGCTGCAGAAGGATGCCGTCTGGGTCGTCCTCTACGTGCTGCTGTCGATCGTCTGGTACGGCATCAACGCGTTCGACAAGTCGCGCTGGAACCCGAACATCGCACCGGCCCCGTGGGCCGGTAACGGCTTCCTCGCCGACAACACCGTCTGGCAGGGCGTGCCCGTGCAGCCGCGTCCGGCGGCAGGCCCCGGCTACGGTGCACCGCAGGGATACGGCGCTCCGCAGGGGTACGCACCGCCCGCACCGCAGGGCTACACGCCTCCGGCCCAGCCCGGGTACACGCCGCCCGCGCAGCCCGGCTATGCGCCCCCGCCCGCACCGTCGAACCCACCCGCACCGTCGAACCCGTCTGCTCCCGGCGTCCCGCCGGCAGCTCCGTCGGCACCGCCCGCAGGTCCGCCGGCTCCTCCGACGGCTCCGCCCGCGGCTCCGCCGGCCCCCCCGACGGACCCCACGCAGCCTCCTGCGTGA
- a CDS encoding F0F1 ATP synthase subunit gamma: protein MGAQLRVYKQKISSAQTTKKITKAMELIAASRIQKAMGRVKASSPFARAVTRAVSAVATHSNVDHPLTREPETIRRSAVVIFSSDRGLAGAFNSQILREGLEVAELLRSQGKEPVFYLVGRKAVGYFQFRRIAAAAEWTGDTDTPSFHTAEEISATLLEDFSRGADEGGVDEIHLVYNRFVSMMTQSPESVRLLPLEIAEADDSEAGSAVYPLYEFEPDAETVLDAILPVYIQSRVFNALLQSSAAKQAATQKAMKSASDNADKLITDYTRLRNNARQAEITQQIAEIVGGADALSSSK from the coding sequence ATGGGCGCTCAACTCAGGGTCTACAAGCAGAAGATCTCTTCTGCTCAGACGACCAAGAAGATCACGAAGGCGATGGAACTCATCGCGGCTTCGCGCATCCAGAAGGCGATGGGACGTGTCAAAGCGTCCAGCCCCTTCGCGCGTGCCGTGACGAGGGCCGTGTCCGCCGTCGCGACGCACTCGAACGTCGACCACCCGCTCACCCGCGAGCCCGAGACGATCCGCCGCTCCGCGGTCGTGATCTTCTCGTCGGACCGGGGCCTTGCCGGAGCCTTCAACTCGCAGATCCTCCGAGAGGGTCTCGAGGTGGCGGAGCTCCTGCGCAGTCAGGGCAAGGAGCCGGTGTTCTACCTCGTCGGTCGCAAGGCCGTCGGCTACTTCCAGTTCCGTCGCATCGCGGCGGCCGCGGAGTGGACCGGCGACACCGACACCCCGTCGTTCCACACGGCGGAGGAGATCTCGGCCACGCTGCTCGAGGACTTCTCCCGCGGTGCGGACGAGGGCGGCGTCGACGAGATCCACCTCGTGTACAACCGCTTCGTCAGCATGATGACGCAGTCGCCGGAATCCGTGCGTCTGCTTCCGCTGGAGATCGCGGAAGCCGATGACTCCGAAGCGGGAAGCGCCGTCTACCCGCTGTACGAGTTCGAGCCGGATGCCGAGACAGTCCTCGACGCGATCCTGCCGGTGTACATCCAGAGCCGTGTCTTCAACGCTCTCCTGCAGTCGTCTGCTGCCAAGCAGGCTGCGACGCAGAAGGCGATGAAGTCGGCCAGCGACAACGCCGACAAGCTCATCACCGACTACACCCGTCTGCGCAACAACGCGCGTCAGGCGGAGATCACGCAGCAGATCGCGGAGATCGTCGGCGGCGCCGACGCACTCTCGTCGAGCAAATAG
- a CDS encoding YaaA family protein: protein MKILLPPSETKRPGGDGAPLDVDALALPSLRDERLAVVDALVALSADEDAARAALKLSAKQGGDVLHNRMLRSGATMPAVDRYTGVLYDALDAASLSSASRRWLGAHVWIHSAPLGPIGALDPIPQYRLAAGVSVPGLPALRRHWAAPTTAAIAGEQPPFVLDLRSEAYVALGPVPHSVASVYVRVVTEHGRALNHFNKKSKGLLVRALAEDRPRIGSLRGLRRWAEPRGVVLRDTDDQGIVELVVAE from the coding sequence ATGAAGATCCTGCTCCCGCCGTCCGAGACCAAGCGTCCTGGCGGTGACGGCGCACCGCTCGATGTCGACGCGCTGGCGCTGCCGTCGCTGCGCGACGAGCGGCTGGCCGTCGTCGACGCTCTGGTCGCTCTGTCCGCCGACGAGGATGCCGCTCGTGCGGCGCTCAAGCTCAGCGCGAAGCAGGGGGGAGACGTCCTGCACAATCGGATGCTGCGCTCCGGAGCCACGATGCCGGCGGTCGACCGGTACACGGGAGTGCTGTACGACGCGCTCGATGCGGCGTCGCTCTCGTCGGCATCCCGACGATGGCTCGGTGCGCACGTGTGGATCCATTCGGCGCCCCTCGGGCCGATCGGCGCTCTCGATCCGATCCCGCAGTACCGGCTGGCAGCGGGCGTGTCGGTGCCCGGCCTGCCTGCGCTTCGGCGGCACTGGGCGGCTCCGACGACCGCGGCGATCGCGGGGGAGCAACCCCCCTTCGTCCTCGACCTCCGCAGTGAGGCGTATGTCGCACTCGGGCCGGTTCCGCACTCCGTCGCCTCGGTGTACGTGCGCGTGGTGACGGAGCACGGGCGGGCGCTCAACCACTTCAACAAGAAGTCCAAAGGACTGCTCGTGCGGGCGCTGGCGGAGGATCGACCCCGCATCGGATCGCTGCGGGGTCTGCGCCGCTGGGCGGAGCCGCGGGGAGTCGTGCTCCGCGACACCGATGACCAGGGGATCGTGGAGCTCGTCGTCGCCGAATGA
- the atpD gene encoding F0F1 ATP synthase subunit beta, with amino-acid sequence MTTTATADQPATAVVGRVARVNGPVVDIEFPHDSIPDIYNALKTTITIGDSSVEITLEVAQHLGDDLVRAIALKPTDGIVRGQEVRDSGEAISVPVGDVTKGKVFNVIGEVLNLEPGETIEVTERWPIHRKAPNFDQLESKTTMFETGIKSIDLLTPYVLGGKIGLFGGAGVGKTVLIQEMIQRVAQDHGGVSVFAGVGERTREGNDLIHEMEEAGVFDKTALVFGQMDEPPGTRLRVALSALTMAEYFRDVQKQDVLLFIDNIFRFTQAGSEVSTLLGRMPSAVGYQPNLADEMGLLQERITSTRGHSITSLQAIYVPADDYTDPAPATTFAHLDATTELSREIASKGLYPAIDPLTSTSRIMDPRYLGEDHYRVATTVKQILQKNKELQEIIAILGVDELSEEDKIVVSRARRIQQFLSQNTYMAKKFTGVEGSTVPLKETIESFDAITRGDFDHVAEQAFFNVGGISDVEEQWAKIQKENG; translated from the coding sequence ATGACCACCACCGCCACGGCTGACCAGCCGGCGACCGCGGTCGTCGGGCGCGTCGCACGCGTCAACGGTCCGGTTGTCGACATCGAGTTCCCGCACGACTCGATCCCCGACATCTACAACGCGCTGAAGACCACGATCACGATCGGCGACTCGTCGGTCGAGATCACCCTCGAGGTCGCTCAGCACCTCGGCGACGACCTCGTTCGCGCCATCGCTCTGAAGCCGACCGACGGCATCGTCCGCGGCCAGGAGGTGCGCGACTCCGGTGAGGCCATCTCGGTCCCCGTCGGCGACGTCACCAAGGGCAAGGTCTTCAACGTGATCGGCGAGGTCCTGAACCTCGAGCCCGGCGAGACCATCGAGGTCACCGAGCGCTGGCCGATCCACCGCAAGGCTCCGAACTTCGACCAGCTCGAGTCGAAGACGACCATGTTCGAGACCGGCATCAAGTCGATCGACCTCCTCACCCCGTACGTTCTGGGTGGAAAGATCGGTCTGTTCGGTGGCGCCGGTGTCGGCAAGACGGTCCTCATCCAGGAGATGATCCAGCGCGTCGCGCAGGACCACGGTGGTGTGTCGGTGTTCGCCGGCGTCGGCGAGCGCACCCGTGAGGGCAACGACCTGATCCACGAGATGGAAGAGGCGGGTGTCTTCGACAAGACCGCCCTCGTCTTCGGCCAGATGGACGAGCCGCCGGGAACGCGTCTGCGCGTCGCCCTGTCGGCTCTGACGATGGCGGAGTACTTCCGTGACGTGCAGAAGCAGGACGTGCTGCTCTTCATCGACAACATCTTCCGCTTCACGCAGGCCGGTTCCGAGGTCTCCACGCTGCTGGGCCGCATGCCCTCGGCCGTGGGATACCAGCCGAACCTGGCCGACGAGATGGGCCTCCTCCAGGAGCGCATCACCTCGACGCGCGGTCACTCGATCACCTCGCTGCAGGCGATCTACGTGCCGGCCGATGACTACACCGACCCGGCTCCGGCGACCACGTTCGCCCACCTCGACGCCACCACGGAGCTCTCGCGTGAGATCGCGTCGAAGGGTCTGTACCCGGCCATCGACCCGCTGACCTCGACGTCGCGCATCATGGACCCCCGCTACTTGGGCGAGGACCACTACCGCGTCGCGACGACGGTCAAGCAGATCCTTCAGAAGAACAAGGAACTGCAGGAGATCATCGCGATCCTCGGTGTCGACGAGCTCTCCGAAGAGGACAAGATCGTCGTGTCGCGTGCACGCCGCATCCAGCAGTTCCTCTCGCAGAACACCTACATGGCGAAGAAGTTCACGGGTGTCGAGGGTTCGACCGTGCCGCTCAAGGAGACCATCGAGTCGTTCGATGCGATCACCCGCGGTGACTTCGACCACGTGGCCGAGCAGGCCTTCTTCAACGTCGGTGGCATCTCCGACGTCGAAGAGCAGTGGGCGAAGATCCAGAAGGAGAACGGCTGA
- the atpA gene encoding F0F1 ATP synthase subunit alpha, with product MAELSISPDVIRDALKDFAAAYEPTGAAATEVGTVIDAADGIAHVEGLPGVMANELVAFANGTKGLALSLDQDQIGVVVLGDFTGVEAGQEVTRTGEVLSVPVGDGYLGRVVDPLGNPIDGLGSIATEGSRELELQAPGVMQRKSVHEPMQTGIKAIDAMIPVGRGQRQLIIGDRQTGKTAIAIDTIINQKANWESGDVNKQVRCIYVAIGQKGSTIASVKGALEEAGALEYTTIVAAPASDPAGFKYLAPYTGSAIGQHWMYGGKHVLIIFDDLSKQAEAYRAVSLLLRRPPGREAYPGDVFYLHSRLLERCAKLSDELGAGSMTGLPIIETKANDVSAYIPTNVISITDGQIFLQSDLFNANQRPAVDVGISVSRVGGDAQVKSIKKVSGTLKLELAQYRSLEAFAMFASDLDQASRRQLSRGARLTELLKQPQYSPYPVEEQVVSIWAGTKGKLDTIEVADVLRFERELLDYLRRNTKVLDTLRETNVLDDDTVAELEKHTDAFLLEFQGGKGQAIGAPGHEEHGAAEADDVNQEKIVKGRRA from the coding sequence ATGGCAGAACTATCGATCAGCCCCGACGTCATCCGTGACGCGCTGAAGGACTTCGCCGCCGCCTACGAGCCCACCGGGGCAGCGGCGACCGAGGTCGGCACCGTCATCGACGCAGCGGATGGAATCGCGCACGTCGAGGGCCTGCCCGGCGTCATGGCCAATGAGCTCGTGGCCTTCGCGAACGGCACCAAGGGCCTCGCGCTGAGCCTCGACCAGGACCAGATCGGTGTGGTCGTCCTCGGCGACTTCACCGGTGTCGAAGCAGGACAGGAGGTCACCCGCACGGGTGAGGTCCTCTCCGTGCCCGTCGGCGACGGCTACCTGGGTCGCGTCGTCGACCCGCTCGGAAACCCGATCGACGGCCTCGGCTCGATCGCCACCGAGGGCTCACGTGAGCTCGAGCTGCAGGCGCCCGGCGTCATGCAGCGCAAGTCGGTGCACGAGCCGATGCAGACCGGCATCAAGGCGATCGACGCCATGATCCCCGTCGGCCGCGGCCAGCGTCAGCTGATCATCGGCGACCGCCAGACCGGCAAGACCGCGATCGCGATCGACACGATCATCAACCAGAAGGCCAACTGGGAGTCGGGCGACGTCAACAAGCAGGTGCGCTGCATCTACGTCGCGATCGGCCAGAAGGGCTCGACCATCGCCTCGGTGAAGGGCGCGCTCGAAGAGGCCGGCGCCCTGGAGTACACCACGATCGTGGCAGCTCCGGCCTCCGACCCCGCCGGCTTCAAGTACCTCGCTCCCTACACCGGTTCGGCCATCGGTCAGCACTGGATGTACGGCGGCAAGCACGTCCTGATCATCTTCGACGACCTGTCGAAGCAGGCCGAGGCGTACCGCGCCGTGTCGCTGCTGCTGCGTCGTCCGCCGGGCCGCGAGGCCTACCCGGGTGACGTCTTCTACCTGCACTCCCGTCTGCTGGAGCGTTGCGCGAAGCTGTCCGACGAGCTCGGTGCGGGTTCGATGACGGGTCTCCCGATCATCGAGACCAAGGCCAATGACGTCTCGGCGTACATCCCGACCAACGTGATCTCGATCACGGACGGCCAGATCTTCCTGCAGTCCGACCTCTTCAACGCCAACCAGCGTCCTGCGGTCGACGTGGGTATCTCGGTGTCGCGAGTCGGTGGTGACGCTCAGGTCAAGTCGATCAAGAAGGTCTCGGGAACGCTCAAGCTCGAGCTCGCTCAGTACCGCTCGCTCGAGGCCTTCGCGATGTTCGCATCCGACCTCGACCAGGCGTCGCGTCGTCAGCTCTCCCGTGGTGCGCGTCTGACCGAGCTGCTCAAGCAGCCGCAGTACTCGCCGTACCCCGTCGAGGAGCAGGTCGTCTCGATCTGGGCCGGAACCAAGGGCAAGCTCGACACGATCGAGGTCGCGGATGTCCTCCGCTTCGAGCGCGAGCTCCTCGACTACCTTCGTCGCAACACCAAGGTGCTCGACACCCTGCGCGAGACCAACGTCCTCGATGACGACACGGTCGCCGAGCTCGAGAAGCACACGGATGCTTTCCTCCTGGAGTTCCAGGGCGGCAAGGGCCAGGCGATCGGAGCTCCCGGCCACGAGGAGCACGGTGCGGCCGAGGCCGACGACGTCAACCAGGAGAAGATCGTCAAGGGTCGTCGCGCGTAA
- a CDS encoding F0F1 ATP synthase subunit epsilon gives MALHVSLVSADAEVWTGEASLVVAKTVEGEIGFMSGHEPVLAILAQGEVRITQTDGTKVLANAQDGFLSMESDVLTIVAGNAALIA, from the coding sequence ATGGCACTGCACGTCAGCCTCGTCTCCGCGGACGCGGAGGTCTGGACGGGAGAGGCGAGCCTCGTCGTCGCCAAGACCGTCGAGGGCGAGATCGGCTTCATGAGCGGCCACGAGCCGGTTCTGGCGATCCTCGCTCAGGGCGAGGTCCGTATCACGCAGACCGACGGCACGAAGGTGCTCGCCAACGCGCAGGACGGCTTCCTCTCCATGGAGAGCGACGTCCTGACGATCGTGGCGGGCAACGCGGCCCTCATCGCGTAG
- a CDS encoding asparaginase — protein sequence MLETLTVQDAVELAVVERSGFVESRHAGAAVVLSPESDVVVRHGNPDALVLPRSSLKPLQAVACVTAGAALEGEQLAMSTASHSGTDRHAALVRDILTEGGLNEDDLACPPAWPSDTAARDELVREHGAQTRIRMNCSGKHAAMLRACVATGWPTDGYLEPAHPLQVHIRDVIERLTGEKVAHTAIDGCGAPVYALTLTGLARSIHRIGTASDRSPFALHRVAGSLVRAVREHPWTIDGPGRPDTVAIEKLGVFAKSGAEGVIVMVAPNGTTAAVKMLDGGARASTIVAATLLARAGGLTDADVATLQAVLPLEVLGGGQNVGSIRPGSAL from the coding sequence GTGCTGGAGACTCTGACCGTTCAGGATGCCGTGGAACTCGCCGTCGTCGAACGGAGCGGCTTCGTCGAATCGCGACACGCAGGGGCGGCGGTGGTTCTCTCCCCCGAGAGCGACGTCGTCGTTCGACACGGCAACCCCGATGCGCTGGTGCTCCCCCGCTCGAGCCTCAAGCCGCTGCAGGCCGTGGCGTGCGTCACCGCGGGCGCAGCGCTCGAGGGCGAACAGCTCGCGATGTCGACCGCGAGCCACAGCGGCACCGACCGCCACGCCGCCCTGGTCCGGGACATCCTCACGGAGGGCGGACTCAACGAGGACGACCTCGCCTGTCCTCCCGCCTGGCCCTCCGACACCGCCGCGCGCGACGAACTGGTGCGCGAGCACGGTGCGCAGACCCGGATCCGGATGAACTGCTCGGGCAAGCACGCGGCGATGCTGCGGGCCTGCGTCGCCACGGGGTGGCCGACCGACGGCTACCTCGAGCCCGCGCATCCGCTGCAGGTGCACATCCGTGATGTCATCGAGCGGCTCACCGGCGAGAAGGTCGCCCACACGGCGATCGACGGATGCGGCGCGCCCGTCTACGCGCTCACGCTCACGGGCCTCGCCCGATCGATCCACCGCATCGGCACCGCATCGGACCGCTCCCCGTTCGCGCTGCATCGCGTCGCCGGGTCACTCGTGCGCGCGGTCCGCGAGCATCCCTGGACCATCGACGGCCCTGGTCGCCCCGACACCGTCGCCATCGAGAAGCTCGGTGTGTTCGCCAAGAGCGGCGCCGAGGGCGTGATCGTGATGGTCGCCCCGAACGGCACGACTGCCGCGGTGAAGATGCTCGACGGCGGCGCGCGAGCGAGCACCATCGTGGCCGCCACTCTGCTCGCGCGCGCGGGAGGGCTGACCGACGCGGACGTCGCGACCCTGCAGGCGGTGCTCCCGCTCGAGGTGCTCGGCGGCGGACAGAACGTCGGAAGCATCCGCCCCGGCTCCGCCCTCTGA
- a CDS encoding PP2C family protein-serine/threonine phosphatase, with translation MSDTTTSTRRVTVAERPLLLSWAGVTDVGRRRETNQDAFFADYPLFIVADGMGGHAGGEIASRSTVTRLQAVATSGSVARASIEGALELAVADIADHPEATDEGTGTTLTGVFLEFDDEEPHWAALNIGDSRVYLLRDDRLVQVTTDHSVVQELIAAGKISPEEAEGHPYSNVITRAVGASELTAPDYVTLDVRAGDRFVICSDGLTKELTDYGIQHFLRANADPAAAVDAMLAAALENGGRDNVTLVVVQVSDESASADSPSSDAPTASVVDVSSTEERPAD, from the coding sequence GTGTCTGACACGACGACGAGCACGCGACGCGTGACGGTCGCCGAGCGCCCCCTCCTGCTGTCCTGGGCGGGGGTCACCGACGTGGGACGGCGCCGCGAGACCAACCAGGACGCGTTCTTCGCGGACTATCCGTTGTTCATCGTCGCGGATGGCATGGGCGGTCACGCGGGCGGCGAGATCGCCAGCCGCAGCACGGTCACTCGCCTACAGGCGGTGGCGACGTCCGGATCCGTGGCGCGTGCGTCGATCGAGGGGGCTCTCGAGCTCGCCGTGGCGGACATCGCCGATCACCCTGAGGCCACCGACGAGGGCACCGGCACCACTCTCACCGGAGTGTTCCTCGAGTTCGACGACGAGGAGCCGCACTGGGCGGCGCTGAACATCGGAGACTCCCGGGTATATCTGCTGCGCGACGACCGGCTCGTGCAGGTGACCACCGACCACTCCGTCGTCCAGGAGCTCATCGCTGCCGGCAAGATCAGCCCCGAGGAAGCGGAGGGCCACCCGTACAGCAACGTGATCACGCGCGCGGTCGGGGCGAGCGAGCTCACGGCGCCCGATTACGTGACTCTCGACGTGCGGGCCGGCGACCGGTTCGTGATCTGCTCCGACGGGCTCACCAAGGAGCTGACGGATTACGGCATCCAGCACTTCCTGCGCGCGAACGCCGACCCCGCAGCCGCCGTCGATGCGATGCTGGCGGCCGCCCTCGAGAACGGCGGACGCGACAACGTCACGCTGGTCGTCGTCCAGGTCTCCGACGAGTCCGCGTCCGCCGACTCTCCGTCGTCCGACGCGCCGACGGCCTCGGTCGTCGACGTCTCCTCCACGGAAGAGCGTCCGGCCGACTAA
- a CDS encoding FtsK/SpoIIIE domain-containing protein: MESLPIVIPPAPVPARRPPTPFVAALVPVAAGVALWAVTGSLFSLCFAALGPLMILASLVDGARSRRRSRREGAVENERAWTRVEEQLTAQHDEERRGRWHRHPDAAACLDQPPLRGSDPVDPHTEIVVGSGVGVSAVRASGGDGERERAFRERCGRLDDVPVTVPLGGGVALRGGLPLVESVARALVLQLALRFGVAQLMICGDRLEDWGLAHLPQAKGDRRGAFRLGVALAGSRRPDCDSVIWMLHRDDDVAEGITTVIDIDEPGRAFVRTPQGVVRVSVEGLSHDQAVAIAVSRVGDAEEVDTLPAEVALGDLRQQGSPSGLPAMIGRGERDDVGFDIVEDGPHAIVTGTTGTGKSELLVSWVTAVATAHGPDRVVFVLADFKGGTAFDPLRELPQVAAVITDLDEEGARRGVSSLTAELRRRESVLAAAGARDVREVDMPRLVIVVDEFAALLQEHADLGIVFTDIAARGRALGMHLILGTQRASGVIRDALASNCPLRVSLRVSDSADSRAVIGTDAAAELPGGVAARGVALVRRPQDEQARVMRVALTGAADIRAVAALWADAEAPRSPWLPALERRIPWSEVRGEQSAGRVILGRVDDPEHQRQPLDSMAVGSDRGLSVVGAPGSGRTSVLRALAAQDDEALWIPSDPEEAWDIAVALSSGRVRPPRLVLCDDIDVRIDSLPAEYAQHVLHLWEQILRNNTDTTFVLTSARAGGAVGRVLDILPRRGLLRLRSRVDHLAAGGDARGFEAERPTGRMRIGDREIQVVWVPDTAAQVPGTGAEDAVAERTGSPGGVSVRRTTPRRRASDGWVPRLPLTGLVTAGAPAVAEALSAVFAECDVLCLSAAPGGVALSERPAILIGEPEAWQRDWSLWQRVRRDGELLVRAENAVELRQLAGVRDLPPFARQHAGRAWSMVADFAPRRVSIPALAPRR, from the coding sequence ATGGAATCCCTCCCGATAGTCATCCCGCCCGCGCCGGTTCCCGCGCGGCGCCCCCCGACGCCCTTCGTCGCCGCTCTCGTGCCGGTCGCGGCGGGCGTCGCACTGTGGGCTGTCACCGGCTCGCTGTTCTCGCTCTGCTTCGCGGCCCTGGGGCCGCTGATGATCCTCGCCTCGCTCGTCGACGGTGCCCGATCCCGCCGCCGGTCTCGTCGAGAGGGGGCGGTGGAGAATGAGCGGGCGTGGACGCGCGTCGAGGAGCAGCTGACCGCTCAGCATGACGAGGAGCGCCGGGGACGCTGGCATCGCCATCCCGATGCCGCGGCGTGCCTCGATCAGCCGCCGCTGCGGGGATCCGACCCTGTGGATCCGCACACCGAGATCGTGGTGGGCAGCGGGGTGGGCGTGAGCGCCGTGCGCGCATCCGGTGGTGATGGGGAACGCGAGCGCGCGTTCCGCGAGCGGTGCGGTCGGCTCGACGACGTCCCCGTCACCGTGCCCCTCGGAGGAGGTGTGGCTCTGCGGGGCGGATTGCCGCTGGTGGAATCGGTGGCGCGGGCGCTCGTCCTCCAGCTGGCCCTGAGATTCGGTGTCGCGCAGCTGATGATCTGCGGAGATCGGCTCGAAGACTGGGGACTCGCCCACCTCCCTCAGGCGAAGGGGGACCGTCGCGGCGCCTTCCGCCTCGGGGTCGCTCTGGCGGGTTCGCGGCGTCCGGATTGCGACAGCGTGATCTGGATGCTGCACCGCGACGACGACGTCGCCGAGGGCATCACCACGGTGATCGACATCGACGAGCCGGGCCGGGCGTTCGTGCGAACGCCGCAGGGCGTCGTCCGGGTGTCCGTCGAGGGCCTGTCGCACGATCAGGCCGTCGCCATCGCCGTGTCCCGAGTGGGGGACGCGGAGGAGGTCGATACCCTTCCCGCGGAGGTCGCTCTCGGAGACCTCCGCCAGCAGGGGTCTCCGAGCGGCCTCCCCGCGATGATCGGCCGCGGTGAGCGCGATGACGTCGGGTTCGACATCGTCGAAGACGGACCGCACGCGATCGTCACCGGCACCACGGGCACCGGCAAGAGCGAGCTGCTGGTGTCGTGGGTGACCGCGGTCGCGACCGCGCACGGTCCCGACCGTGTGGTGTTCGTGCTCGCGGACTTCAAGGGCGGGACGGCGTTCGACCCGCTCAGGGAGCTGCCGCAGGTGGCTGCCGTCATCACGGATCTCGATGAGGAGGGGGCCCGGCGCGGAGTGAGCAGCCTGACCGCAGAGCTGCGGCGTCGAGAGTCGGTGCTCGCCGCGGCCGGAGCCCGCGATGTGCGAGAGGTCGACATGCCTCGGCTCGTCATCGTGGTCGACGAATTCGCTGCTCTCCTGCAGGAACATGCGGATCTGGGGATCGTGTTCACTGACATCGCCGCGAGAGGACGGGCGCTGGGGATGCATCTGATCCTCGGCACGCAGAGGGCGTCCGGGGTGATCCGTGATGCCCTGGCGTCGAACTGCCCGCTTCGGGTCAGCCTCCGGGTGTCGGACTCCGCCGACAGCCGAGCCGTGATCGGCACGGACGCCGCCGCCGAACTGCCGGGGGGAGTCGCGGCCCGCGGGGTCGCGCTGGTACGAAGACCGCAGGACGAGCAGGCGCGGGTGATGCGCGTCGCTCTGACCGGCGCGGCGGACATCCGAGCCGTCGCGGCCCTGTGGGCCGATGCCGAGGCGCCGCGGAGCCCCTGGCTTCCCGCTCTGGAGCGACGGATCCCGTGGAGCGAGGTCCGTGGAGAGCAGAGCGCCGGTCGTGTGATCCTCGGGCGGGTCGACGATCCGGAGCACCAGCGTCAGCCTCTCGACTCGATGGCGGTCGGGTCGGACCGCGGTCTGAGCGTGGTCGGTGCTCCCGGCTCGGGCCGGACGTCCGTCCTGCGCGCTCTCGCGGCGCAGGACGATGAGGCACTGTGGATTCCGAGCGACCCGGAGGAGGCCTGGGACATCGCCGTGGCGCTCTCCTCGGGCCGCGTCAGGCCGCCCCGCCTCGTGCTCTGCGACGATATCGACGTCAGGATCGACAGCCTCCCCGCAGAGTACGCGCAGCACGTGCTGCATCTGTGGGAGCAGATCCTGCGGAACAACACGGACACGACCTTCGTGCTGACCTCCGCACGTGCGGGCGGGGCTGTGGGGCGCGTGCTCGACATCCTGCCGCGTCGTGGTCTGCTGCGGTTGCGGAGCAGGGTCGATCACCTGGCGGCCGGCGGCGATGCGCGCGGGTTCGAGGCGGAGCGTCCGACGGGACGCATGCGGATCGGAGATCGCGAGATCCAGGTCGTCTGGGTGCCGGACACGGCTGCGCAGGTGCCCGGGACGGGCGCGGAGGATGCGGTGGCGGAGCGCACGGGCAGTCCCGGCGGCGTGAGCGTCCGGCGCACGACGCCGCGGCGTCGGGCGAGCGACGGGTGGGTACCCCGGCTCCCGCTCACCGGCCTCGTCACCGCCGGAGCCCCTGCGGTCGCCGAGGCGCTGTCCGCTGTCTTCGCGGAGTGCGACGTCCTCTGCCTGTCAGCCGCACCCGGCGGCGTCGCGCTCTCCGAACGCCCGGCGATCCTGATCGGCGAGCCCGAGGCGTGGCAGCGTGACTGGTCGCTGTGGCAGCGGGTTCGCCGAGACGGCGAGCTGCTGGTCAGAGCCGAGAACGCCGTCGAGCTGCGCCAGCTGGCCGGTGTGCGCGACCTGCCGCCGTTCGCACGGCAGCACGCCGGTCGAGCGTGGTCGATGGTGGCGGATTTCGCACCCAGACGGGTCTCGATCCCGGCTCTCGCGCCGCGACGATGA